One segment of Streptomyces sp. NBC_00576 DNA contains the following:
- the trpD gene encoding anthranilate phosphoribosyltransferase produces the protein MSAVNPAGGDTAAVRSWPRVLNGLLDGHDLSAADTAWAMNLIMRGEATDAQIAGFVVALRAKGETVEEISGFVEAMYEHANVIEVPGPTVDIVGTGGDGANTVNISTMSAIVIAGTGAKVVKHGNRAASSASGASDVLGQLGVNLELTPKRVAEVAEEAGITFCFAAKFHPAMRHVGAARGQLGIRTVFNILGPLTNPAKVRAQAVGVADPRMAPIVAGVFAERGNSSLVFRGDDGLDELTITATSRVWVVRDGKVTEETFDPRDVGIELVPVEALRGGDASYNAAVARRLLDGETGPVRDAVLLNSAAALVALDPGPGSLAEQIGAGMARAAESVDSGAAKRTLERWAAASNA, from the coding sequence ATGAGCGCTGTGAACCCCGCCGGAGGCGATACCGCGGCGGTCCGTTCCTGGCCCCGCGTACTGAACGGCCTGCTCGACGGCCATGACCTGAGCGCCGCCGACACCGCCTGGGCGATGAACCTGATCATGCGCGGTGAGGCCACCGACGCGCAGATCGCCGGGTTCGTGGTGGCACTGCGGGCCAAGGGTGAAACCGTCGAGGAGATCTCGGGGTTCGTCGAGGCGATGTACGAGCACGCCAACGTGATCGAGGTGCCGGGGCCGACCGTCGACATCGTCGGCACCGGCGGCGACGGCGCCAACACGGTGAACATCTCCACCATGTCGGCGATCGTCATCGCCGGCACGGGCGCCAAGGTCGTCAAGCACGGTAACCGGGCGGCCTCCTCGGCCTCCGGGGCGTCGGACGTGCTGGGGCAGCTCGGAGTCAATCTGGAGCTGACGCCGAAGCGGGTGGCCGAGGTGGCCGAGGAAGCCGGGATCACCTTCTGCTTCGCGGCCAAGTTCCATCCGGCGATGCGTCATGTGGGCGCCGCGCGAGGCCAGTTGGGCATCCGGACGGTCTTCAACATCCTGGGCCCGCTGACCAACCCCGCCAAGGTCAGGGCGCAGGCGGTCGGGGTCGCCGACCCCCGGATGGCGCCCATCGTCGCCGGTGTCTTCGCCGAGCGCGGCAACTCGTCCCTGGTGTTCCGGGGCGACGACGGCCTCGACGAACTGACGATCACCGCCACCTCCCGGGTGTGGGTCGTCCGGGACGGCAAGGTGACGGAGGAGACCTTCGACCCGCGCGACGTGGGCATCGAACTGGTCCCGGTGGAGGCGCTGCGCGGCGGCGACGCCTCCTACAACGCGGCGGTCGCCCGGCGGCTGCTGGACGGCGAGACCGGGCCCGTACGGGATGCCGTGCTGCTCAACTCGGCGGCCGCACTGGTGGCGCTGGACCCGGGGCCGGGTTCACTGGCCGAACAGATCGGCGCCGGGATGGCGCGGGCCGCGGAATCCGTCGACTCCGGGGCGGCGAAGCGGACGCTGGAGCGGTGGGCGGCGGCCAGCAACGCGTAG
- the ctaE gene encoding aa3-type cytochrome oxidase subunit III: MSVVATATTVETGHAHPSVNRPNLTSVGTIIWLSSELMFFAALFAMYFTLRSVTGPDHWKEMASSLNFPFSLTNTTILVLSSLTCQLGVFAAERGDVKKLRMWFIVTFVMGAIFVGGQIFEYTELVKKDGLSLSSDPYGSVFYLTTGFHGLHVTGGLIAFLFVLGRTYAARRFTHEQATAAIVVSYYWHFVDVVWIGLFATIYMIK, encoded by the coding sequence ATGTCGGTCGTGGCGACAGCAACGACAGTAGAAACCGGGCACGCGCACCCGTCGGTCAACCGGCCGAACCTCACCAGCGTCGGAACCATCATCTGGCTGAGTTCCGAGCTGATGTTCTTCGCGGCCCTCTTCGCGATGTACTTCACCCTGCGATCGGTGACCGGTCCGGATCACTGGAAGGAGATGGCGTCAAGCCTGAACTTCCCGTTCTCCTTGACGAACACCACGATCCTGGTGCTCTCCTCCCTCACCTGCCAGCTCGGCGTGTTCGCCGCCGAGCGCGGTGATGTGAAGAAGCTCCGGATGTGGTTCATCGTCACCTTCGTGATGGGTGCGATCTTCGTCGGCGGTCAGATCTTCGAGTACACCGAGCTGGTCAAGAAGGACGGGCTCTCGCTCTCCTCCGACCCGTACGGCTCGGTGTTCTACCTGACCACCGGCTTCCACGGGCTGCACGTGACGGGTGGTCTCATCGCCTTCCTGTTCGTCCTCGGCAGGACGTACGCGGCGCGAAGGTTCACTCATGAGCAGGCGACCGCCGCGATCGTCGTGTCCTACTACTGGCACTTCGTCGACGTCGTCTGGATCGGGCTCTTCGCCACGATCTACATGATCAAGTAG
- a CDS encoding rhomboid family intramembrane serine protease: MIGEFEKWRTAVHRSVRAQSAPVTYGLIAVCCLLFVIGPASGLNPGYGTGDALLAAQRAYFRRWGVVPADLFTGAPRATLTPVTALFVHGSWVHLLGNMLFLYVFGAMTEERLGHLEFALFYVGCGYLALLGYAAANAGSQQTLVGASGAISAILGAFLYLFPGARVTSLFPFLFFLPLRFPAWLTLPFWATLQWVAAGRASSGPGVAYLAHVVGFGLGFVHAWVRHRRTTRVSSAPASATEGENQP, from the coding sequence ATGATCGGCGAGTTCGAAAAGTGGCGTACGGCAGTCCACAGATCGGTCCGCGCCCAGTCGGCGCCGGTGACGTACGGGCTGATCGCCGTCTGCTGCCTGCTCTTCGTCATCGGCCCCGCCTCGGGCCTGAACCCCGGATACGGCACCGGGGACGCCCTGCTCGCCGCCCAGCGGGCCTACTTCCGGCGCTGGGGCGTGGTCCCCGCCGACCTCTTCACGGGCGCCCCGCGGGCCACGCTCACCCCTGTCACGGCACTGTTCGTGCACGGCAGCTGGGTCCACCTGCTGGGCAACATGCTCTTCCTCTACGTCTTCGGCGCGATGACCGAGGAACGCCTCGGCCACCTGGAGTTCGCCCTCTTCTACGTGGGCTGCGGCTATCTCGCCCTGCTGGGTTACGCCGCCGCCAACGCCGGCTCGCAGCAGACGCTGGTGGGGGCGTCCGGTGCGATCTCGGCGATCCTGGGCGCGTTTTTGTACCTCTTCCCCGGCGCCCGCGTCACAAGCCTCTTCCCGTTCCTCTTCTTCCTCCCGCTGCGCTTCCCGGCCTGGCTGACCCTCCCGTTCTGGGCGACCCTCCAGTGGGTGGCGGCGGGCCGGGCGTCCTCCGGGCCCGGGGTGGCGTATCTGGCGCACGTGGTGGGGTTCGGGCTGGGCTTCGTCCACGCGTGGGTGCGACATCGGCGTACCACTAGAGTGAGTTCCGCCCCAGCGTCGGCCACCGAGGGAGAGAACCAGCCGTGA
- a CDS encoding cytochrome c oxidase subunit 4 → MKVQGKMFIWLAVFVLAMAIVYGVWSKEPAGTTALFLAFGLCIMVGFYLAFTARRVDAGAQDNKEADIADDAGEVGFFSPHSWQPLSLGIGGALLFLSVAIGWWLAYFAAPILLIGLWGWVFEYYRGENRTQ, encoded by the coding sequence GTGAAGGTCCAGGGCAAGATGTTCATCTGGCTCGCCGTCTTCGTCCTCGCCATGGCGATCGTCTACGGCGTGTGGTCGAAGGAGCCGGCGGGCACCACGGCGCTCTTCCTGGCCTTCGGCCTGTGCATCATGGTCGGCTTCTACCTGGCCTTCACGGCCCGGCGGGTCGACGCGGGCGCCCAGGACAACAAGGAAGCGGACATCGCGGACGACGCCGGCGAGGTCGGGTTCTTCAGCCCGCACAGCTGGCAGCCGCTCTCGTTGGGCATCGGTGGCGCGCTCCTCTTCCTGAGCGTCGCGATCGGCTGGTGGCTGGCGTACTTCGCGGCCCCGATCCTCCTGATCGGTCTGTGGGGCTGGGTCTTCGAGTACTACCGCGGTGAGAACCGCACCCAGTAA
- a CDS encoding L,D-transpeptidase, which yields MRHSPRNRTVVSCTLLVAALGTSASACGSDGHPLSAKPYDAAEQISFGDSVGDGKKADPDKPLEVTSEDSDDRITDVTAVDAAGRYVAGELSADGSRWHSTSPLAAGAHYTVRVSTEDEDGAPGRETRTFQTSRPTTKKRLNVTFGPKKGTYGVGQPVTAELSEPVRGKAQRAIVERALKVDSFPSAEGAWHWVDDKELHYRPKEYWPARATVQVHSNLPGIKIGDRLWGGKAKPLKLTIGDRVVAITDASSHEMTVYKNDKVINTIPVTTGKPGFDTRNGVKVVLGKEYFVRMRGTSIGIAEGSADSYDLPVYYATRVTWSGEYVHAAPWSEGSQGSANVSHGCTGMSTGNAEWFFDNVREGDVVKVVNSDGNTMETFGNGFGDWNLDWKKWQGGSALISGTAAGTTPEQTARLRPASA from the coding sequence ATGAGGCATTCACCGCGTAACCGTACGGTCGTCAGCTGCACCCTCCTGGTGGCCGCCCTGGGCACGTCCGCCAGCGCCTGCGGCTCCGACGGCCATCCCCTCTCGGCGAAGCCGTACGACGCGGCTGAGCAGATCTCCTTCGGCGACTCTGTCGGCGACGGCAAGAAGGCCGACCCCGACAAGCCCCTGGAGGTCACCTCCGAGGACTCCGACGACCGCATCACGGACGTCACCGCCGTCGACGCGGCGGGACGCTACGTGGCGGGCGAACTCTCCGCCGACGGCAGCCGCTGGCACAGCACCTCCCCCCTGGCCGCAGGCGCCCACTACACGGTCCGGGTGAGCACGGAGGACGAGGACGGCGCCCCCGGCCGCGAGACCCGTACCTTCCAGACCAGCAGGCCCACCACCAAGAAGCGCCTGAACGTCACCTTCGGCCCGAAGAAGGGCACGTACGGCGTGGGCCAGCCGGTGACGGCCGAACTCAGCGAACCCGTGCGGGGAAAGGCACAGCGCGCGATAGTCGAGCGCGCCCTCAAGGTGGACTCGTTCCCCAGCGCAGAGGGCGCGTGGCACTGGGTGGACGACAAGGAACTCCACTACCGTCCCAAGGAGTACTGGCCCGCCCGGGCAACCGTCCAGGTGCACAGCAACCTGCCCGGCATCAAGATCGGTGACCGTCTCTGGGGCGGCAAGGCCAAGCCCCTGAAGCTCACCATCGGCGACCGGGTCGTCGCGATCACGGACGCGTCGTCCCACGAGATGACCGTCTACAAGAACGACAAGGTGATCAACACCATCCCCGTCACCACGGGCAAGCCCGGCTTCGACACCCGCAACGGCGTCAAGGTCGTACTCGGCAAGGAGTACTTCGTACGGATGCGCGGCACCAGCATCGGCATAGCCGAGGGCAGCGCCGACTCGTACGACCTGCCCGTCTACTACGCCACCAGGGTGACCTGGAGCGGCGAGTACGTCCACGCCGCCCCCTGGTCCGAGGGCTCCCAGGGCTCCGCCAACGTCAGCCACGGCTGCACGGGCATGAGCACCGGCAATGCCGAGTGGTTCTTCGACAACGTCCGCGAGGGCGACGTCGTCAAGGTCGTCAACTCCGACGGCAACACCATGGAAACCTTCGGCAACGGCTTCGGCGACTGGAACCTGGACTGGAAGAAGTGGCAGGGCGGCAGCGCTCTCATCAGCGGCACAGCAGCAGGTACGACTCCAGAACAAACGGCAAGGCTACGACCGGCATCGGCATGA
- the qcrA gene encoding cytochrome bc1 complex Rieske iron-sulfur subunit yields MSSQDIPEENLPAAQETEHGAVGVADEKNPFADPGLPPHEHRVQDIDEQAAKRSERAVAFLFTLSMLATVAFIASYVAIPADKAIYVFPIGHLSALNFALGISLGLALFLIGAGAVHWARTLMSDEELVDERHAISAPPEVKAKVLADFKQGAKESAIGRRKLVRNTMFGALALFPLSGVMLLRDLGPLPGTKLRHTMWSKGKQLVNMNTNEPLRPSDIAVGSLTFAKPEGLEEDDHEFQTEIAKAALMIVRIQPDNIKDKRELDWSYQGIVAYSKICTHVGCPISLYEQQTHHVLCPCHQSTFDLSDGARVIFGPAGHALPQLRIGVNDEGYLEALGDFSEPVGPAFWERG; encoded by the coding sequence ATGAGTAGCCAAGACATTCCAGAAGAGAACCTGCCCGCTGCGCAGGAAACCGAACACGGCGCCGTGGGCGTCGCGGACGAGAAGAACCCGTTCGCGGACCCGGGGCTGCCGCCCCACGAACACCGCGTCCAGGACATCGACGAGCAGGCCGCCAAGCGGTCCGAGCGTGCGGTCGCCTTCCTGTTCACGCTGTCGATGCTGGCCACCGTCGCCTTCATCGCCTCATACGTGGCGATCCCGGCCGACAAGGCGATCTACGTCTTCCCGATCGGGCACCTCAGCGCGCTGAACTTCGCGCTGGGGATCTCCCTCGGCCTGGCGCTCTTCCTGATCGGCGCGGGCGCGGTCCACTGGGCCCGCACCCTGATGTCCGACGAGGAACTCGTCGACGAGCGGCACGCGATCTCCGCGCCGCCCGAGGTCAAGGCGAAGGTCCTGGCCGACTTCAAGCAGGGCGCCAAAGAGTCCGCGATCGGCCGGCGCAAGCTGGTCCGCAACACGATGTTCGGTGCGCTGGCCCTGTTCCCGCTCTCCGGCGTCATGCTGCTGCGCGACCTCGGCCCGCTGCCCGGCACGAAGCTCCGCCACACCATGTGGTCCAAGGGCAAGCAGCTCGTCAACATGAACACGAACGAGCCGCTGCGTCCCTCGGACATCGCGGTCGGTTCGCTCACCTTCGCCAAGCCCGAGGGCCTGGAGGAGGACGACCACGAGTTCCAGACCGAGATCGCCAAGGCCGCCCTGATGATCGTCCGCATCCAGCCGGACAACATCAAGGACAAGCGCGAGCTCGACTGGTCCTACCAGGGCATCGTGGCGTACTCGAAGATCTGCACCCACGTCGGTTGCCCGATCTCCCTGTACGAGCAGCAGACGCACCACGTGCTCTGCCCCTGCCACCAGTCCACCTTCGACCTCTCCGACGGCGCCCGGGTGATCTTCGGCCCCGCCGGTCACGCCCTGCCGCAGCTGCGCATCGGCGTGAACGACGAGGGCTACCTTGAGGCGCTCGGCGACTTCTCCGAGCCCGTCGGTCCTGCCTTCTGGGAGCGCGGATGA
- a CDS encoding aminotransferase class V-fold PLP-dependent enzyme produces the protein MSVSTLAADQAVCCDISGPLAVLGRDVTVPLVTGGEVNYAALDYAASAPALQRVWDDVAAYAPYYGSVHRGAGYLSQLSTDLFENARRTVTEFLDCRADDQLIFTRSTTDSLNLLAAALPDGCQVFVFETEHHASLLPWQNAQVTYLDAPRTPQQAVATLKEALAARTASVQGGQGPALVCVTGASNVTGELWPVRELADAAHAHGARIVLDAAQLAPHHPVSVQDLDVDWVAFSGHKLYAPFGSGVLAGRADWLRAADPYLAGGGASRKVTRRTDGGVDVEWHDTAARHEAGSPNVIGAYSIAAACKALTEAGFDALVAREQHLIDTVRAGLAEVPEVRVLSLFGDDAPRVGVISFVVEGWNSSHFAAALSAEYGIGVRDGLFCAHPLVRTLLGSDPQTQGECGAPEAAPGEKSLNAIRVSFGAGTPDEHVERFVGAVKELVRDGARWQYRTEDGRCVPAV, from the coding sequence ATGTCTGTCTCCACCCTTGCCGCCGACCAGGCCGTTTGCTGTGACATTTCGGGGCCTTTGGCTGTTCTGGGCCGTGATGTCACCGTCCCGCTCGTCACCGGCGGCGAGGTCAACTACGCGGCGCTCGACTACGCCGCCAGCGCGCCCGCCCTCCAGCGGGTCTGGGACGACGTGGCCGCGTACGCGCCCTACTACGGCAGCGTGCACCGGGGTGCCGGCTACCTCTCCCAGCTGTCGACGGACCTCTTCGAGAACGCCCGCAGGACGGTCACGGAGTTCCTGGACTGCCGCGCCGACGACCAGCTGATCTTCACTCGGTCCACCACCGACTCCCTCAACCTCCTCGCCGCCGCCCTCCCCGACGGCTGCCAGGTCTTCGTCTTCGAGACCGAGCACCACGCCTCCCTGCTGCCCTGGCAGAACGCGCAGGTCACCTACCTCGACGCCCCGCGCACCCCCCAGCAGGCCGTGGCCACCCTTAAGGAGGCCCTCGCCGCCCGTACCGCATCTGTTCAGGGGGGCCAGGGCCCGGCCCTCGTCTGCGTCACCGGCGCCTCCAACGTCACCGGTGAGCTGTGGCCCGTACGGGAGCTGGCCGACGCCGCCCACGCGCACGGTGCCCGGATCGTCCTTGACGCCGCCCAGCTGGCCCCGCACCACCCGGTCTCCGTCCAGGACCTGGACGTCGACTGGGTCGCCTTCTCCGGCCACAAGCTGTACGCGCCCTTCGGCTCCGGTGTCCTGGCCGGCCGCGCCGACTGGCTGCGCGCCGCCGACCCGTACCTCGCCGGGGGCGGCGCCAGCCGCAAGGTCACGCGGCGCACGGACGGGGGAGTGGACGTGGAGTGGCACGACACCGCCGCCCGGCACGAGGCCGGCTCGCCGAACGTCATCGGTGCCTACTCGATCGCCGCCGCCTGCAAGGCCCTCACCGAGGCCGGCTTCGACGCCCTCGTGGCTCGGGAGCAGCACCTGATCGACACCGTGCGGGCGGGGCTGGCGGAGGTGCCCGAGGTCAGGGTTCTCTCGCTGTTCGGCGACGACGCCCCGCGCGTCGGCGTCATCTCGTTCGTCGTCGAGGGCTGGAACAGCTCGCACTTCGCCGCGGCGCTTTCCGCCGAGTACGGGATCGGGGTGCGGGACGGGTTGTTCTGCGCGCATCCGCTGGTGCGGACGCTGCTGGGCAGTGACCCGCAGACTCAGGGGGAGTGTGGCGCCCCGGAGGCTGCCCCCGGCGAGAAGTCGCTGAACGCGATTCGGGTGAGCTTCGGTGCGGGCACCCCCGACGAGCACGTGGAGCGGTTTGTGGGTGCGGTGAAGGAGCTTGTGCGGGATGGGGCTCGGTGGCAGTACCGGACCGAGGACGGGCGCTGCGTGCCGGCGGTCTGA
- a CDS encoding NYN domain-containing protein: MVETTGGEPGDGAAEVLDRPLPDGVRRRVVQIVSDGFGGLTVAELPAQLRQYARFAPNRRAKFAGNAMAAALETDTLFRQRIGEKLREAQPELAGALDAGSPPPAADPLDVAAAAYVLRPTGWVKLVTAAGEEAQRADAERADDESRAELERLREELTAARDHTRTETERLRTELESAKKEAESLHRKLRAALSDVKRGEAALRKVHAEMETLRTEGHTQVSAAESEARRLKGRLVEVEAALEASRRAAREGRSVEDMRVRLLLDTVLDAAQGLRRELALPPVSVRPAETVDAVEPGRMTPKDIAARALSENDPAILDQLLALPQAHLVVDGYNVTKTGYPQMPLEKQRLRLLGQLSQLAAQTGAEVTCVFDGAELAAPVLLAPPRGVRVLFSKPGVTADELIRQLVRAEPPGRPVIVVSTDREVADGIAKAGARPVASVVLLKRFSRG, encoded by the coding sequence ATGGTGGAGACCACAGGCGGGGAGCCGGGCGACGGCGCCGCCGAGGTGCTCGACCGCCCGCTGCCCGACGGCGTGCGCAGGCGCGTCGTACAGATCGTTTCCGACGGGTTCGGCGGGCTGACCGTGGCCGAACTGCCCGCCCAGCTACGGCAGTACGCGCGGTTCGCGCCCAATCGGCGGGCCAAGTTCGCCGGTAACGCGATGGCCGCCGCGCTGGAGACCGACACACTGTTCCGGCAGCGCATCGGGGAGAAGCTGAGGGAGGCCCAGCCGGAGCTGGCGGGTGCTCTCGACGCCGGTTCGCCGCCCCCGGCCGCCGATCCGCTGGACGTGGCCGCCGCGGCCTATGTGCTGCGGCCCACGGGCTGGGTGAAGCTTGTCACCGCGGCCGGCGAGGAGGCGCAGCGTGCCGACGCCGAGCGCGCCGACGACGAGAGCCGGGCCGAACTGGAGCGGCTGCGCGAGGAGCTGACCGCCGCCCGCGATCACACCCGTACCGAGACCGAGCGGCTGCGTACGGAGCTGGAGTCGGCCAAGAAGGAAGCCGAGTCGCTGCACCGCAAGCTGCGCGCCGCCCTCAGTGACGTCAAGCGCGGTGAGGCGGCCCTGCGCAAGGTGCACGCCGAGATGGAGACCCTGCGCACCGAGGGGCACACGCAGGTCTCCGCGGCCGAGAGCGAGGCGCGGCGGCTCAAGGGGCGGCTGGTCGAGGTCGAGGCCGCGCTGGAGGCCAGCAGACGCGCCGCCCGGGAGGGACGCAGCGTCGAGGACATGCGCGTACGGCTGCTGCTCGACACCGTGCTCGACGCGGCCCAGGGGCTGCGGCGGGAGCTGGCACTGCCGCCGGTGTCGGTGCGGCCGGCCGAGACCGTGGACGCGGTCGAACCGGGACGAATGACTCCGAAGGACATCGCTGCGCGAGCACTGTCCGAAAACGACCCTGCCATCCTCGACCAGCTCCTCGCGCTGCCGCAGGCCCATCTGGTCGTCGACGGCTACAACGTCACCAAGACCGGGTATCCCCAAATGCCCCTGGAGAAGCAGCGGTTGAGGCTGCTCGGCCAGCTCTCGCAGCTTGCCGCCCAGACCGGCGCCGAGGTGACCTGTGTCTTCGACGGGGCCGAGCTGGCCGCTCCGGTGCTGCTGGCGCCGCCGCGCGGGGTGCGCGTCCTGTTTTCCAAGCCCGGTGTCACCGCCGACGAGTTGATCCGTCAGCTGGTGCGCGCGGAGCCGCCCGGCAGGCCGGTCATCGTCGTGTCGACGGACCGCGAGGTGGCCGACGGGATCGCCAAGGCGGGTGCCCGGCCGGTGGCTTCGGTGGTGCTGCTGAAGCGGTTCTCGCGCGGCTGA
- the qcrB gene encoding cytochrome bc1 complex cytochrome b subunit — protein MSTTANTDARSSREKAPAGERVADWADGRLGIYSLAKANMRKIFPDHWSFMLGEVCLYSFIIIILTGVYLTLFFHPSMNEVEYHGSYIPLQGQLMSEAFNSTMHISFDVRGGLLIRQIHHWAALIFLAGMFVHMMRVFFTGAFRKPREVNWLFGFLLFVLGMFTGFTGYSLPDDLLSGTGVRFMEGAVLSVPVVGTYLSFFLFGGEFPGGDFVSRFYSIHVLLLPGIMLGLVVGHLILVFYHKHTQFAGPGKTNNNVVGMPLLPVYMAKAGGFFFLVFGVIAVIAAIASINPIWTMGPYRPDQVSTGAQPDWYMGFSEGLIRVMPGWEINFWGHTLVLGVFIPLIIFPLVLVAIAVYPFIESWVTGDKSEHHILDRPRNAPTRTGFGVAWITWYMVLLIGGGNDLWATHFHLSINAITWFVRIAFFVAPVLAFIATKRICLGLQRRDKDKVLHGRESGIIKRLPHGEFIEVHEPLSQEALHTLTAHEQYAPAAIGVTVDENGVERKVKGTEKLRAKLSKSYYGEDSQIAKPTAEEYKEITSGHGHH, from the coding sequence ATGAGCACTACGGCAAACACAGACGCGCGTTCGTCGCGTGAGAAGGCACCCGCCGGTGAGCGTGTCGCCGACTGGGCCGACGGCCGGCTGGGGATCTACTCCCTGGCCAAGGCCAACATGCGCAAGATCTTCCCCGACCACTGGTCGTTCATGCTGGGCGAGGTCTGCCTCTACAGCTTCATCATCATCATCCTCACGGGTGTGTATCTGACGCTGTTCTTCCACCCGTCGATGAACGAGGTGGAGTACCACGGCAGCTACATCCCGCTGCAGGGCCAGCTGATGTCCGAGGCCTTCAACTCGACCATGCACATCTCCTTCGATGTGCGCGGTGGTCTGCTGATCCGGCAGATCCACCACTGGGCGGCGCTGATCTTCCTCGCCGGCATGTTCGTGCACATGATGCGCGTGTTCTTCACGGGTGCGTTCCGCAAGCCCCGCGAGGTCAACTGGCTGTTCGGGTTCCTGCTGTTCGTCCTGGGCATGTTCACCGGGTTCACCGGCTACTCGCTCCCTGACGACCTGCTCTCCGGTACCGGTGTGCGCTTCATGGAGGGCGCGGTCCTGTCCGTGCCGGTCGTGGGCACGTACCTGTCGTTCTTCCTGTTCGGCGGCGAGTTCCCCGGCGGCGACTTCGTGTCCCGGTTCTACTCGATCCACGTACTGCTGCTGCCGGGCATCATGCTCGGCCTGGTGGTCGGCCATCTGATCCTGGTCTTCTACCACAAGCACACGCAGTTCGCGGGCCCCGGAAAGACGAACAACAACGTCGTCGGCATGCCGCTGCTGCCGGTCTACATGGCCAAGGCCGGAGGCTTCTTCTTCCTGGTCTTCGGTGTCATCGCGGTCATCGCTGCCATCGCCTCGATCAACCCGATCTGGACCATGGGCCCCTACCGGCCGGACCAGGTGTCGACCGGTGCGCAGCCCGACTGGTACATGGGCTTCTCCGAGGGCCTGATCCGTGTCATGCCGGGCTGGGAGATCAACTTCTGGGGTCACACGCTCGTCCTGGGTGTGTTCATCCCGCTGATCATCTTCCCGCTGGTCCTGGTCGCGATCGCGGTCTACCCGTTCATCGAGTCCTGGGTCACCGGCGACAAGAGCGAGCACCACATCCTGGACCGCCCGCGCAACGCGCCGACCCGTACGGGCTTCGGTGTCGCGTGGATCACCTGGTACATGGTGCTGCTGATCGGTGGTGGAAACGACCTCTGGGCCACGCACTTCCACCTGTCGATCAACGCGATCACCTGGTTCGTACGGATCGCGTTCTTCGTCGCCCCGGTCCTCGCGTTCATCGCCACCAAGCGGATCTGCCTCGGCCTCCAGCGCCGCGACAAGGACAAGGTGCTGCACGGCCGCGAGTCCGGCATCATCAAGCGTCTGCCGCACGGTGAGTTCATCGAGGTGCACGAGCCGCTCAGCCAGGAGGCCCTGCACACCCTCACCGCGCACGAGCAGTACGCGCCGGCCGCGATCGGCGTGACCGTCGATGAGAACGGTGTCGAGCGCAAGGTGAAGGGCACGGAGAAGCTGCGCGCCAAGCTCAGCAAGTCGTACTACGGCGAGGACAGCCAGATCGCCAAGCCCACCGCCGAGGAGTACAAGGAGATCACGAGCGGCCACGGCCACCACTGA
- a CDS encoding Lrp/AsnC family transcriptional regulator, whose product MITAIVLIKTSVDRIPEIAESIAGLDSVSEVFSVTGTYDLIAMVRVKAHEDLAEIIPGSISKIPGVEATDTHVAFRTYSQHDLEAAFAIGLDS is encoded by the coding sequence GTGATCACCGCGATCGTGCTCATCAAGACCAGCGTGGACCGGATCCCCGAGATCGCGGAGTCGATCGCCGGCCTGGACAGCGTGAGCGAGGTCTTCTCGGTCACCGGTACGTACGACCTGATCGCGATGGTCCGTGTCAAGGCCCACGAGGACCTGGCGGAGATCATCCCCGGCAGCATCAGCAAGATCCCGGGCGTGGAGGCAACAGACACCCACGTGGCGTTCCGCACGTACTCCCAGCACGACCTGGAGGCGGCGTTCGCGATCGGCCTGGACAGCTAG
- the qcrC gene encoding cytochrome bc1 complex diheme cytochrome c subunit — translation MKKLSARRRHPMAAVVVLLIALAAIGGLYGTLAPAGKANADETAQSLTITEGQRLYSVGCASCHGTGGKGSSDGPSLVGVGAAAVDFQVATGRMPAATSQGAQIPKKKNIYSQAQIDQLATYIASLGAGPSVPTDEQYGPNGADIAKGGELFRTNCAQCHNFTGKGGALTHGKFAPDLEGVDPKHIYEAMQTGPQNMPSFPDTTLSEKNKKDIIAYLDAVNSEDTVEPGGLGLGGLGPVSEGLFSWIFGLGALIAVAVWVAARTAKAKKS, via the coding sequence GTGAAAAAGCTCTCCGCACGACGACGCCATCCGATGGCGGCGGTCGTCGTCCTACTCATCGCGCTGGCGGCCATCGGGGGGCTGTACGGCACGCTCGCACCCGCGGGCAAGGCAAACGCCGATGAGACCGCCCAGTCCCTCACCATCACCGAGGGCCAGCGGCTGTACTCCGTGGGCTGCGCCAGCTGCCACGGCACCGGCGGTAAGGGGTCCTCCGACGGTCCGAGCCTCGTGGGTGTCGGCGCCGCGGCGGTCGACTTCCAGGTGGCGACCGGCCGCATGCCGGCCGCGACCTCGCAGGGCGCGCAGATCCCGAAGAAGAAGAACATCTACTCGCAGGCGCAGATCGACCAGCTCGCGACGTACATCGCGTCGCTGGGTGCCGGTCCGTCCGTGCCGACCGACGAGCAGTACGGCCCCAACGGCGCGGACATCGCCAAGGGTGGCGAGCTCTTCCGCACCAACTGCGCCCAGTGCCACAACTTCACCGGCAAGGGCGGTGCGCTCACGCACGGCAAGTTCGCCCCGGACCTTGAGGGTGTCGACCCGAAGCACATCTACGAGGCCATGCAGACCGGCCCGCAGAACATGCCGTCCTTCCCCGACACGACGCTGTCGGAGAAGAACAAGAAGGACATCATCGCGTACCTCGACGCGGTCAACAGTGAGGACACCGTTGAGCCCGGCGGCCTCGGTCTGGGCGGTCTCGGACCGGTCAGTGAGGGCCTGTTCAGCTGGATCTTCGGCCTCGGTGCGCTGATCGCGGTCGCCGTTTGGGTCGCCGCTCGGACCGCAAAGGCCAAGAAGTCATGA